A window from Megalobrama amblycephala isolate DHTTF-2021 linkage group LG9, ASM1881202v1, whole genome shotgun sequence encodes these proteins:
- the LOC125275469 gene encoding 26S proteasome non-ATPase regulatory subunit 4-like, with the protein MVLESTMVCVDNSEYMRNGDFLPTRLQAQQDAVNIVCHSKTRSNPENNVGLITMANNCEVLTTLTPDTGRILSKLHAVQPLGKISFCTGIRVAHLALKHRQGKNHKMRIVAFVGSPVEDNEKDLVKLAKRLKKEKVNVDVINFGEEEVNTEKLTAFVNTLNGKEGTGSHLVTVPPGPSLADALLSSPILAGEGGTMMGLGASDFEFGVDPSADPELALVIYKFIKFIIALKNQSKNLQVECHFLKGETTSTSV; encoded by the exons ATGGTTCTCGAAAGTACTATGGTCTG TGTGGACAACAGTGAATACATGAGGAATGGAGACTTTTTACCCACCAGGTTACAGGCACAGCAGGATGCGGTCAACATTGTCTGTCACTCAAAGACCCGTAGCAACCCAGAAAACAATGTGGGCCTAATCACAATGGCCAA TAATTGTGAGGTCCTCACCACTTTAACGCCAGACACCGGCCGTATACTATCAAAGCTCCATGCGGTTCAACCACTGGGAAAAATCTCCTTCTGCACCGGCATACGAGTGGCACAT TTGGCACTAAAGCATAGACAAGGCAAGAATCACAAGATGAGGATTGTTGCTTTTGTGGGCAGCCCAGTAGAGGACAACGAAAAAGAT CTGGTGAAATTGGCAAAGCggttgaaaaaagaaaaagtcaaTGTAGATGTGATAAATTTTGGAGAAGAG GAGGTGAACACAGAGAAACTGACTGCATTTGTAAACACTCTGAATGGAAAGGAGGGCACAGGTTCTCATCTGGTCACGGTGCCCCCTGGGCCCAGCCTGGCTGATGCCCTGCTCTCTTCTCCCATCTTGGCTGGTGAGGGTGGTACCATGATGGGCCTGGGTGCAAGTGATTTTGAGTTTGGAGTGGACCCCAGTGCAGACCCAGAGCTGGCCCTGGTAATATACAAATTCATCAAATTCATAATTGCACTGAAGAATCAATCCAAAAACTTACAAGTGgaatgtcattttttaaaaggtGAAACTACTTCTACATCTGTTTAA